A single region of the Stenotrophomonas sp. Marseille-Q4652 genome encodes:
- a CDS encoding pteridine reductase, with protein sequence MTDTSPVALVTGSARRIGAAIARHLHAHGYRVAVHAHTSANELQALAFELEAARPGSVLALEADLRDADALADMVEQCVTQFGRLDALVNNASNFYPTPLGKATAEQWDDLFAVNARAPFLLAQAATTQLRLHRGAIVNITDLHGSQPLRQHVAYSAAKAALEMLTRSLALELAPLVRVNAIAPGAILWPEQGKDDYARQQLLERTPLGRIGTVEEIAEAVRWLLADARFVTGHTLRVDGGRTLS encoded by the coding sequence ATGACCGATACCTCACCCGTGGCCCTGGTAACCGGCAGCGCACGCCGCATCGGCGCGGCCATTGCCCGCCACCTGCATGCCCACGGCTACCGCGTTGCGGTGCATGCGCATACCTCGGCCAATGAACTGCAGGCGCTGGCGTTCGAGCTGGAAGCCGCGCGCCCGGGCAGCGTGCTGGCGCTGGAAGCGGACCTGCGCGATGCCGATGCGCTGGCCGACATGGTCGAGCAGTGCGTGACGCAGTTCGGTCGGCTCGATGCGCTGGTCAACAACGCCTCCAATTTCTATCCAACCCCGCTGGGCAAGGCCACCGCCGAACAGTGGGACGACCTGTTCGCGGTCAATGCGCGCGCGCCGTTCCTGCTGGCCCAGGCCGCGACCACGCAGCTGCGCCTGCACCGCGGCGCGATCGTCAACATCACCGACCTGCACGGCAGCCAGCCGCTGCGCCAGCACGTGGCCTACAGCGCCGCCAAGGCCGCGCTGGAAATGCTCACCCGCTCGCTGGCACTGGAACTGGCACCGCTGGTGCGGGTCAACGCCATCGCCCCGGGCGCGATCCTGTGGCCGGAACAGGGCAAGGACGATTACGCCCGCCAGCAGTTGCTCGAACGCACGCCGCTGGGGCGCATCGGCACCGTGGAGGAAATCGCCGAAGCGGTGCGCTGGCTGCTGGCCGATGCCCGCTTCGTCACCGGCCACACCCTGCGCGTGGACGGCGGCCGCACGCTGTCCTGA
- a CDS encoding ATP-binding protein: protein MQKTLIDDGWDRWRLRALGLAAILILVVPSLTLRKLSSEVDDAEGWVTHTQAVGTAVYRLQANVRDAESAAYNLSKGIDTPEVRDRYARAEQIKPVLRELEQLLQDNPRQLVRVGRIESVLERRTALLHGIATTSDPVAQRTLLEEMAVRYPIRELIEELQAEEQHLLKERSAIAERQQRLANMVSWTALALQLALLVLILWLLKRQMEHRLVAERASLSSSARANAILQTVREPIVLLDRDQRILLYNPAFAELYGIEEDLLQHPLQEVGEGIWNDPAMRQRLADVLLRGRELWDYELAQEGGDGRVRNMLVNARRMALPDSDDEVVLMTVSDVTVQRAVMSRVEELNSQLEGKVEQLSEVNRELEAFSYSVSHDLRAPLRHVGGFADKLAAYLGDSADDKARHYLDIIGSSARRMATLIDDLLVYSRLGRGAMRMQAVDMQSMVADTRAVLDANLATEAENGGPKRRVEWHIAPLPMLVADENMMRQVWLNLLGNAIKYSAARDPAVVEIGYSREPDGSHHFTVRDNGAGFDMAYAGKLFGVFQRLHKASEYPGTGIGLASVRRVLVRHGGRIWAEAEVDRGATFHFILPPALDALNTGQPA, encoded by the coding sequence ATGCAGAAGACCTTGATCGATGACGGCTGGGACCGTTGGCGCCTGCGCGCGCTGGGCCTGGCCGCCATCCTGATCCTGGTGGTGCCGTCGCTGACATTGCGCAAGCTGTCCAGTGAAGTGGACGACGCGGAGGGCTGGGTGACCCACACGCAGGCGGTGGGAACCGCCGTGTACCGATTGCAGGCCAACGTGCGCGATGCCGAGTCGGCCGCATACAACCTGTCCAAGGGCATCGATACCCCGGAAGTACGCGACCGCTACGCCCGCGCGGAGCAGATCAAACCGGTGCTGCGTGAGCTCGAGCAGCTGCTGCAGGACAATCCGCGCCAGCTGGTACGGGTAGGCCGGATCGAGTCGGTGCTGGAGCGGCGTACGGCCTTGCTGCACGGCATAGCCACCACCAGCGATCCGGTAGCCCAGCGCACGCTGCTGGAGGAGATGGCGGTCCGCTACCCGATCCGCGAGCTGATCGAGGAGCTGCAGGCCGAGGAACAGCACCTGCTGAAGGAGCGCAGCGCGATCGCCGAGCGCCAGCAACGCCTGGCCAACATGGTGTCGTGGACGGCACTGGCGCTGCAGCTGGCGCTGCTGGTCCTGATCCTGTGGCTTCTGAAGCGGCAGATGGAGCACCGCCTGGTCGCCGAGCGCGCCTCGCTCAGCTCCAGTGCCCGTGCCAACGCCATCCTGCAGACCGTGCGCGAGCCGATCGTGCTGCTGGACCGGGACCAGCGCATCCTGTTGTACAACCCGGCCTTTGCCGAGCTGTACGGCATCGAGGAAGACCTGCTGCAACACCCGTTGCAGGAGGTGGGCGAGGGCATCTGGAACGACCCGGCGATGCGCCAGCGCCTGGCCGACGTGCTGCTGCGTGGCCGCGAGCTTTGGGACTACGAGCTCGCACAGGAGGGTGGCGATGGCCGCGTCCGCAACATGCTGGTCAACGCACGGCGCATGGCGCTGCCCGACAGCGACGACGAGGTCGTGCTGATGACCGTCAGCGACGTGACCGTGCAGCGCGCCGTGATGTCGCGCGTGGAGGAACTGAACAGCCAGCTGGAGGGCAAGGTGGAGCAGCTGTCCGAGGTCAACCGCGAGCTGGAGGCCTTCTCGTACTCGGTGTCGCACGACCTGCGCGCGCCGCTGCGCCACGTCGGCGGCTTTGCCGACAAGCTGGCTGCCTACCTGGGCGACAGCGCCGACGACAAGGCCCGCCATTACTTGGACATCATCGGCAGCTCCGCCAGGCGCATGGCGACCTTGATCGACGACCTGCTGGTGTACTCGCGCCTTGGCCGCGGTGCCATGCGCATGCAGGCCGTGGACATGCAGTCGATGGTAGCCGACACCCGCGCCGTGCTCGACGCCAACCTGGCCACCGAGGCCGAGAACGGCGGGCCCAAGCGTCGTGTGGAGTGGCACATCGCGCCTCTGCCCATGCTGGTGGCCGACGAGAACATGATGCGCCAGGTGTGGTTGAACCTGCTCGGCAACGCCATCAAGTACAGCGCCGCGCGCGACCCGGCAGTGGTCGAGATCGGTTATTCACGGGAGCCGGACGGCAGCCACCACTTCACCGTGCGCGACAACGGTGCCGGCTTCGACATGGCCTACGCCGGCAAGCTGTTCGGCGTGTTCCAGCGCCTGCACAAGGCCAGCGAATACCCCGGCACCGGCATCGGCCTGGCCAGCGTGCGCCGCGTGCTGGTGCGCCACGGTGGCCGCATCTGGGCCGAGGCCGAGGTTGACCGCGGTGCTACCTTTCATTTCATACTTCCTCCCGCGCTTGACGCACTCAATACAGGGCAACCTGCATGA
- a CDS encoding response regulator: MPRQGAPLGLVNVLLVEDSPEDAELMCDQMVEAGLEASFRRVDSDADLRAALQESPPDIVLSDLSMPGFSGYEALRIVQEMVPGTPFIFVSGTMGEETAVEALHQGANDYIIKHQPARLPSAVARAIREGRVERERRQVENELMRAQRLESLALLAAGLSHDLRNILQPLLIVPELIKSRSDDPQMARLADVITECGRRGHEMAESMLSFVRGSNRPAEKIEIRRLFQALEMLLKSNMPTNVRLEIELSDESLAVEANYTELQQALLNLALNAIQAMPDGGRLLLAASQAEGVDGSRVLCIRIADEGVGMDPATLSRLFSPFFTTKPGGTGLGLVSCKRIIESCSGSIHVDSRPGEGTRFDLVLPMHGKGKGKEAEPAPSVPLGKGQSLLVVDSEATRLSLLGNALSSQGYELHLAVDGAQALRYVQDGHMPDLLIVDSGIPLMSASQLLEEMVASGYRGPAVVLEDAAAPLNGARFPRETKVHVLRKPLEMQRAFQMVAEALARG, from the coding sequence ATGCCACGACAAGGTGCCCCGCTCGGCCTGGTGAACGTCCTGCTGGTAGAGGATTCGCCGGAAGACGCCGAGCTGATGTGCGATCAGATGGTGGAGGCTGGCCTTGAGGCCAGCTTCCGGCGCGTGGACAGCGATGCTGACCTGCGCGCGGCACTGCAGGAATCACCGCCGGACATCGTCCTGTCCGACCTGAGCATGCCCGGGTTCTCCGGCTACGAGGCCCTGCGCATCGTGCAGGAGATGGTGCCGGGCACGCCCTTCATCTTCGTCTCCGGGACGATGGGCGAGGAAACCGCGGTCGAGGCGCTGCACCAGGGCGCCAACGACTACATCATCAAGCACCAGCCGGCGCGTCTGCCGTCGGCGGTTGCCCGCGCGATCCGTGAGGGCCGGGTCGAGCGCGAGCGTCGCCAGGTCGAGAACGAGCTGATGCGTGCGCAGCGGCTGGAAAGCCTGGCCCTGCTCGCCGCCGGCCTGAGCCATGACCTGCGCAACATCCTGCAACCGCTGCTGATCGTGCCCGAGCTGATCAAGAGCCGCAGCGACGACCCGCAGATGGCACGGCTGGCCGACGTCATCACCGAATGCGGCCGCCGCGGTCACGAGATGGCCGAGTCGATGCTGTCCTTCGTGCGCGGCTCCAACCGCCCTGCCGAGAAGATCGAGATCCGCCGCCTGTTCCAGGCGCTGGAGATGCTGCTCAAGAGCAACATGCCGACCAACGTGCGGCTGGAAATCGAGCTGTCCGATGAAAGCCTGGCGGTGGAGGCCAACTACACCGAGCTGCAGCAGGCGCTGCTGAACCTGGCGCTCAACGCGATCCAGGCCATGCCCGACGGCGGCCGGCTGCTGCTGGCGGCCTCGCAGGCCGAAGGCGTCGACGGCAGCCGTGTGCTGTGCATCCGCATCGCCGACGAAGGCGTGGGCATGGATCCGGCCACGCTGTCGCGGCTGTTCAGCCCGTTCTTCACCACCAAGCCCGGCGGTACCGGGCTGGGTCTGGTGTCGTGCAAGCGCATCATCGAAAGCTGCAGCGGCAGCATCCACGTGGACAGCCGCCCCGGCGAGGGCACCCGCTTCGACCTGGTCCTGCCAATGCATGGCAAGGGCAAGGGCAAGGAGGCCGAGCCGGCCCCGTCGGTGCCGCTGGGCAAGGGGCAGTCGCTGCTGGTGGTCGACAGCGAGGCCACGCGCCTGTCGCTGCTGGGCAACGCACTGTCCAGCCAGGGGTACGAGCTGCACCTGGCCGTCGACGGCGCCCAGGCGCTGCGCTACGTGCAGGACGGGCACATGCCCGACCTGCTGATCGTGGACAGCGGCATCCCGCTGATGTCCGCCTCGCAACTGCTCGAGGAAATGGTCGCCAGCGGTTACCGCGGCCCGGCGGTGGTGCTGGAGGACGCCGCGGCACCGCTCAATGGCGCCCGCTTCCCGCGCGAGACCAAGGTCCACGTGCTGCGCAAGCCGCTGGAAATGCAGCGCGCCTTCCAGATGGTGGCCGAGGCGCTGGCGCGCGGCTGA
- a CDS encoding 20S proteasome subunit A/B codes for MTYCVGIEVAEGLVFAADTRTNAALDDIRVHRKLHVFEYPGQAAFVVMTSGNLATTQLLISRLRRDADDPDHAGPSLRSFRHLFEAAAYVGQLLVDSQVKATEGNTDAGINTQASLIFGGQIAGERPGLYMIYPLGNAIAASPETPFLQIGESKYGKPILDRILTPRTRLEDAARTAVLSLDSTIRSNLSVGLPLDLALIRDGELRVGRQMRLDADTPLYRDIHRDWAIRLEQAVASLPRFPWEEQGQRGD; via the coding sequence ATGACCTATTGCGTAGGCATCGAAGTGGCGGAGGGCCTGGTGTTCGCCGCCGACACCCGGACCAACGCCGCGCTGGACGACATCCGGGTCCACCGCAAGCTGCACGTGTTCGAGTACCCGGGCCAGGCCGCCTTCGTGGTGATGACCTCCGGCAACCTGGCCACCACCCAGCTGCTGATCTCGCGCCTGCGCCGTGATGCCGACGATCCGGACCACGCTGGTCCCAGCCTGCGCAGCTTCCGCCACCTGTTCGAGGCAGCCGCCTACGTTGGGCAACTGCTGGTGGACAGCCAGGTCAAGGCCACCGAAGGCAATACCGATGCCGGCATCAATACCCAGGCCTCGCTGATCTTCGGCGGCCAGATCGCCGGCGAGCGGCCCGGGCTGTACATGATCTATCCGCTGGGCAACGCGATTGCCGCCTCGCCCGAAACGCCCTTCCTGCAGATCGGCGAATCCAAGTACGGCAAGCCGATCCTGGACCGCATCCTCACCCCGCGCACGCGGCTGGAAGACGCCGCGCGCACCGCGGTGCTGTCGCTGGATTCGACCATCCGCTCCAACCTGTCGGTGGGGCTGCCGCTGGACCTGGCACTGATCCGCGATGGCGAGCTGCGCGTGGGCCGTCAGATGCGCCTGGATGCCGACACCCCGCTGTACCGGGACATCCACCGCGACTGGGCGATCCGGCTGGAACAGGCCGTGGCCAGCCTGCCGCGGTTCCCGTGGGAGGAGCAAGGGCAGCGCGGCGACTGA
- the gnd gene encoding phosphogluconate dehydrogenase (NAD(+)-dependent, decarboxylating) has protein sequence MELAMIGLGRMGANMARRLQLGGHRVQGFDPGEAARAEATGHGITAHASLDALLQVMPAPRVVWLMIPSAVVDGMLDQLLLRLAPGDTVVDGGNSWYRDTQARGERLAGQGIRYVDCGTSGGIWGLSEGYSLMVGGDEAVVTPLHPLFSTLAPAPDRGWAHVGPLGAGHYCKMIHNGIEYGMMQAYAEGFALLERKQEFNLDLAQIGEVWRHGSVVRSWLLDIGTEALKHNPTLQGIAPYVPDSGEGRWTVREAIDLDVSTPVLTLSLLERLRSREANSFADRLLAEMRNGFGGHAVHRTDVP, from the coding sequence ATGGAACTGGCAATGATCGGACTCGGGCGGATGGGGGCCAACATGGCCCGCCGCCTGCAACTGGGTGGCCACCGCGTGCAGGGGTTCGACCCCGGGGAGGCGGCCCGGGCCGAGGCGACCGGCCATGGCATCACCGCCCATGCCAGCCTGGATGCGCTCCTGCAGGTCATGCCGGCGCCGCGGGTGGTGTGGTTGATGATCCCGTCTGCCGTGGTCGATGGCATGCTCGACCAGCTCCTGCTGCGGCTGGCGCCGGGAGACACCGTCGTCGACGGCGGGAATTCCTGGTACCGCGACACCCAGGCCCGCGGCGAGCGGCTGGCCGGGCAGGGGATCCGTTACGTGGATTGCGGCACCAGCGGCGGCATCTGGGGACTGAGCGAGGGCTACAGCCTGATGGTGGGCGGTGACGAGGCGGTGGTGACGCCACTGCATCCGCTGTTTTCCACCCTGGCACCGGCGCCGGACCGCGGCTGGGCCCATGTTGGCCCGCTGGGGGCAGGGCACTACTGCAAGATGATCCACAACGGCATCGAGTACGGAATGATGCAGGCCTATGCCGAAGGCTTCGCCCTGCTCGAGCGGAAGCAAGAATTCAACCTGGACCTGGCCCAGATCGGCGAGGTCTGGCGCCATGGCAGCGTGGTGCGTTCCTGGCTGCTGGATATCGGTACCGAGGCCTTGAAGCACAACCCGACCCTGCAGGGCATTGCGCCCTACGTGCCGGACTCGGGCGAGGGCCGCTGGACGGTGCGCGAAGCCATCGACCTGGATGTGTCCACGCCGGTACTCACTCTTTCCTTACTGGAGCGCCTGCGCTCGCGCGAAGCAAATTCCTTTGCCGATCGGCTGCTGGCGGAGATGCGCAACGGCTTCGGGGGCCACGCCGTGCACCGGACCGACGTGCCATGA
- a CDS encoding response regulator, with translation MNPLRTILIAEDSPADAEMAIDALRDARLANPIVHVEDGVEAMDYLLRRGAFANREEGLPAVLLLDIKMPRMDGLEVLQRIRGDEELKRLPVVILSSSREESDLARSWDLGVNAYVVKPVDVDQFFGAVRTLGTFWAVINQAPDRE, from the coding sequence ATGAATCCACTCCGTACGATCCTGATTGCAGAAGACAGCCCGGCCGACGCCGAAATGGCGATCGATGCGCTGCGCGATGCGCGGCTGGCCAACCCCATCGTCCACGTCGAGGACGGTGTGGAGGCGATGGACTACCTGTTGCGCCGTGGCGCCTTCGCCAACCGCGAGGAAGGCCTGCCGGCGGTGCTTTTGCTGGACATCAAGATGCCGCGCATGGACGGCCTCGAGGTGCTGCAGCGCATCCGTGGCGATGAGGAACTCAAGCGCCTGCCGGTGGTGATCCTGTCCTCATCGCGCGAGGAAAGCGACCTGGCCCGCAGCTGGGATCTTGGCGTCAACGCCTACGTGGTCAAGCCGGTGGACGTGGACCAGTTCTTCGGGGCGGTACGCACGCTGGGTACGTTCTGGGCGGTGATCAACCAGGCCCCGGACCGCGAGTAA
- the folK gene encoding 2-amino-4-hydroxy-6-hydroxymethyldihydropteridine diphosphokinase gives MTTVLLSLGSNLEPLHYLKAAVAVLRERFGALRVSPAYRTAAVGFDGPDFLNAAVQLQTTLPLQELDAWLHAVEDAHGRDRSGPRHGDRTLDIDVVYYGDAVVEGPGHLRIPRPELKHAFVLKPLADIAPGFVDPVTGRDLATMWQAHPQYHDHFDAVALED, from the coding sequence ATGACAACCGTGCTCCTCAGCCTGGGCAGCAATCTGGAGCCACTGCATTACCTGAAGGCGGCGGTGGCGGTGCTGCGCGAGCGCTTCGGCGCGCTGCGGGTGTCACCGGCCTACCGCACGGCGGCAGTCGGATTTGACGGTCCGGACTTCCTCAATGCCGCGGTGCAGCTGCAGACCACGCTGCCGCTGCAGGAGCTCGATGCCTGGCTGCATGCGGTGGAGGACGCGCACGGACGTGACCGCAGTGGACCGCGCCATGGCGACCGCACCCTGGACATCGATGTCGTGTACTACGGCGATGCGGTGGTCGAGGGCCCGGGCCACCTGCGCATCCCGCGCCCGGAGCTCAAGCACGCCTTCGTGCTCAAGCCGCTGGCCGACATCGCGCCTGGCTTCGTCGATCCGGTGACCGGGCGCGACCTCGCCACGATGTGGCAGGCCCATCCGCAGTACCACGACCACTTCGACGCCGTCGCGCTGGAAGACTGA
- a CDS encoding BON domain-containing protein: MNKRSSTLFASTLALSLMAATGSVMADDQPTRTDNTRTESQEPVSDTWITTKVKADLLTTKNVPGTEVKVETVNGVVTLSGTVDSKAEHDRAISVAKGIKGVKDVDASGLTVAKDTKATR; this comes from the coding sequence ATGAACAAGCGCTCTTCGACCCTTTTCGCTTCCACCCTGGCCCTGTCGCTGATGGCCGCTACCGGCAGCGTGATGGCCGACGACCAGCCGACCCGTACCGACAACACCCGTACGGAGTCGCAGGAGCCGGTGAGCGACACCTGGATCACCACCAAGGTCAAGGCTGACCTGCTGACCACCAAGAACGTCCCGGGCACCGAGGTCAAGGTCGAAACCGTCAATGGCGTGGTGACCCTGAGCGGCACCGTTGACTCCAAGGCCGAGCATGACCGCGCGATCAGCGTTGCCAAGGGCATCAAGGGCGTCAAGGACGTCGATGCCTCGGGCCTGACCGTGGCCAAGGACACCAAGGCCACGCGCTGA